A segment of the Actinomyces sp. oral taxon 171 str. F0337 genome:
CCTGGCCGCCCGCCAAGGCATCATCGTCGAACCAGGACGGACCCCGGAGTTCCTCGCCCCCTGGCCCCTGGACGCACTCCTGACCTGCCTGCCCCTCAGCCGCCTACGACGCGACGCCCGCCCCCTGCTGGAGACCTTCACCCGACTCGGCCTGCGCACCCTGGCGGACCTGGCGGCCCTGCCCAGAAAAGACGTCACCGCTCGCTTCGGCCCCCTGGGGAGCAGGCTCCACCAGCTGGCCGCCGGCACCCACCACGAGGCCCCCGCCATGCCCCGGCCGGCTCAGGACATCACCGTCACCTCCGAGCTCGACCCTCCCGTCGAGCGCGCGGACACCGCGGCCTTCGCCGCCCGCCACCTCGCCGAGAACCTGGCGGCCCGCCTCCTGTCCGCAGGGCTCGCCGTCGGACGCCTCTGCGTTGCCGCCCGCTGCGAGGACGGCACCGACCTGGCCCGAAGCTGGATGCTGGAGGCCATTCCCACCCCCACCGAGCTCACCGAGCGCGTGCGCTGGCAGCTCGAGGGGTGGCTCTCCGGACGCTCCGGGCGCCCACCCTCCTCCGGACTGACCCACCTGAGCCTGACGGCCCTCGAGCTGAGCCCGGCCACGACCTCCCAGACGGGACTGTGGCAAGCGCCGGGTCACCAGGGCCAGGCACGCGCCCGCCGCACCGCCGAGCGTGTGGAGTCCCTCCTCGGAGCCGGAAGCATCCAGGTTCCCCAGGTCATTCCCGGGCGAGACCCGCGCTCACGGGTGCGTCTGATTCCCTGGGGTGAGAGCGGAGGCGTAGGTGACTCCACGGGTGATGAACCGGCGCCCTGGAGCGGGGCTCTGCCTGAGCCCTCGCCCTCTATCGTCCTGCCCCGGCCGGTTCCCGCGTGCCTCACCGACATTCAGGGGAGAGAGCTCGGCGTCGACATCCACGGTCAGCTCGACGGTGTCCCCGGCTTCCTCAGCGTCGACGACGGTGCGGATGACGCTGAGGATGATGCTGTTGAGAGCGTGCCCCGGATGGAGTCCGTGCTCCTGTGGGCCGGCCCCTGGCCGGTCGACGAGGGCTGGTGGACCTCTCGAGGGCCTTCGCGTCGCGCCTACCTCCAGGTGGTCACTGAGGTCGGGCCGCCCCGCCTGCTGGTGCGATCAGGCCGGTGGTGGCTCGATGCCGTCTACTCCTGAGGAGCTATCGGATGGCCCGGCTGCAGGGATCGAGATCGGGCGCCGTCGTCCCTTCAGCCACAGGAGTGCCAGCGTCACCAGGCACAGCCAGGCCACCCCCAGGGACCAGCCGGCCAGGACGTCGGTCATCCAGTGGTAGCCCAGGTAGACGCGGGAGGTTCCCACCAGCAGGGTCGCCCCCGCCGCCGCCATGATCGCCAAGGCCCGGTACAGGGTCACCGCAGTTGATGTCAGAACCATCCCCGCCAGCATGCCGGCGAAGACGGCCGTGTTGAAGGAGTGCCCCGAGGGGAAGGAGGTGGTTGAGGCGGGGGTGCCCAGAAGGGTGTCGGTCGAGGGGCGTGTACGCCTGAAAATCTCTTTGAGCGCTACCGTCAACAGGCTGGAGCCGACCATCGTGAGGG
Coding sequences within it:
- a CDS encoding DNA polymerase Y family protein, with amino-acid sequence MNPPQPTPPSDPPASRLVAIWVPDWPVVALTLETRQQRRHARARQGAPHLPDPATEPVAVVGARGVLAASAPARRAGITTGMRLRTARSLCPELTVLPPQEERQSRAFETVMEALGSLLADPTVARPGLALSSARGPAAWIGGEEPLASALVETVTQEADVECQIGIADSLSGAVLAARQGIIVEPGRTPEFLAPWPLDALLTCLPLSRLRRDARPLLETFTRLGLRTLADLAALPRKDVTARFGPLGSRLHQLAAGTHHEAPAMPRPAQDITVTSELDPPVERADTAAFAARHLAENLAARLLSAGLAVGRLCVAARCEDGTDLARSWMLEAIPTPTELTERVRWQLEGWLSGRSGRPPSSGLTHLSLTALELSPATTSQTGLWQAPGHQGQARARRTAERVESLLGAGSIQVPQVIPGRDPRSRVRLIPWGESGGVGDSTGDEPAPWSGALPEPSPSIVLPRPVPACLTDIQGRELGVDIHGQLDGVPGFLSVDDGADDAEDDAVESVPRMESVLLWAGPWPVDEGWWTSRGPSRRAYLQVVTEVGPPRLLVRSGRWWLDAVYS
- a CDS encoding phosphatase PAP2 family protein, with the translated sequence MLSLDHLPHTWRTRQAGALAATAVITLSLFSWLALTTSSGTGLAPHDQSVTTWAVDERHPALTVIMQVFTALGSTVGLTILTAICAALLFMRDHRVRALVLTLTMVGSSLLTVALKEIFRRTRPSTDTLLGTPASTTSFPSGHSFNTAVFAGMLAGMVLTSTAVTLYRALAIMAAAGATLLVGTSRVYLGYHWMTDVLAGWSLGVAWLCLVTLALLWLKGRRRPISIPAAGPSDSSSGVDGIEPPPA